The Actinomyces sp. oral taxon 414 genome has a segment encoding these proteins:
- a CDS encoding OmpA family protein — protein sequence MTRNQSARRLTRYLSLLLALVVGCTGLAACDMSDGGSSNSSDERTAFVYSTRQNQPVLDAMRPSPGLDDDIAGAVSGHGKATIHSTGGELAPVQRVDLKVHGRTSQAVKRDEVAAAKRIRAALTASVAASPEADVLAGISAAADEVREGQNPKIVVIDNGLPTVGSVSLPQTGLFAPGVDIAASVRAMADLHLLPDLTGVRVRWYGMGEVVAPQESLDEAAKARLTEIWKMIIETAGGSFEEGAQSLTAAQEVPENLPPVTPVDVSTTSFSASAPSLSVTLPESVLPFVPDEAAFLDPEAARATALALAGQIVASGTTTVTVTGCTASAATPEGRAALSTNRARAVADLLVAGGVPEGSVTVQGLGAECPGRVPDLDAEGNLIEAAARANRVVKVTAS from the coding sequence ATGACACGCAACCAGAGCGCTCGGCGCCTCACCCGCTACCTGTCTCTACTCCTGGCTCTCGTCGTCGGCTGCACCGGCCTCGCCGCGTGCGACATGAGCGACGGGGGCTCGTCAAACTCCTCCGATGAACGGACGGCCTTCGTCTACTCCACCCGTCAGAACCAGCCGGTCCTCGACGCCATGAGGCCCTCGCCGGGGCTCGACGATGACATCGCCGGCGCCGTCTCGGGGCACGGCAAGGCGACCATCCACTCCACGGGCGGAGAACTCGCCCCCGTGCAGCGGGTGGACCTGAAGGTCCACGGCAGGACCTCCCAGGCGGTCAAGCGCGACGAGGTCGCCGCCGCCAAAAGGATCCGCGCCGCCCTGACCGCCTCGGTGGCCGCCTCCCCCGAGGCGGATGTGCTGGCCGGGATCTCCGCCGCCGCGGACGAGGTGCGCGAGGGCCAGAACCCGAAGATCGTCGTCATCGACAACGGGCTGCCCACGGTGGGCTCGGTCTCCCTGCCGCAGACGGGCCTGTTCGCGCCGGGCGTCGACATCGCGGCGAGCGTGCGCGCGATGGCCGACCTGCACCTTCTGCCGGATCTGACCGGCGTGCGCGTGCGCTGGTACGGGATGGGCGAGGTCGTCGCCCCGCAAGAGAGCCTGGACGAGGCGGCGAAGGCGCGCCTGACCGAGATCTGGAAGATGATCATTGAGACGGCGGGCGGCTCCTTCGAGGAGGGCGCGCAGTCCCTGACCGCGGCGCAGGAGGTCCCGGAGAACCTGCCGCCGGTCACTCCGGTGGACGTGTCCACCACGTCCTTCTCCGCCTCGGCGCCATCGCTCTCGGTGACCCTGCCCGAGTCGGTCCTGCCCTTCGTCCCCGACGAGGCCGCCTTCCTCGACCCCGAGGCCGCCAGGGCCACGGCCCTCGCCCTGGCCGGGCAGATCGTCGCCTCGGGCACCACGACGGTCACCGTCACCGGCTGCACGGCCAGCGCTGCCACGCCGGAGGGGCGCGCCGCGCTGAGCACCAACCGCGCTCGGGCGGTGGCCGACCTGCTCGTCGCCGGCGGCGTGCCCGAGGGATCGGTCACGGTGCAGGGCCTGGGGGCCGAGTGCCCCGGGCGCGTGCCCGACCTCGACGCGGAGGGGAACCTCATCGAGGCGGCCGCCCGCGCCAACCGGGTGGTCAAGGTCACGGCCTCCTGA
- a CDS encoding tetratricopeptide repeat protein, whose translation MTDDEHPNKSEDELHRRAKKLLNTGVEAFRRGDYSEALSSFESALALCRELPGTEHDQANCLYNSGVALGELGDWRGALERFDQALALCRELPGTEHDHIGCLNGSGVALGELGDWRGALERFDQALALYRGLPGTEHDQAGCLNNSGIALGESGDLRGALERYERALALYRGLPGTERDQATCLYNSGNALKRLGDLRGALERYDRALVLCRELPGTERNQTDCLFNSGFALEESGDLRGALERFDRALVLYRGVPDTERDQADCLFKSGNALSELGDLRGALERYDRALVLYRGVPGTERNQTDCLFNSGFALEESGDLRGALERYDRALVLCRGVPGTERDQADCLFKSGNALSELGDLRGALERYERALALYRKLPGTERNQASCLYNSGAALGELGGWRSALDRFKQTLTLLNQSIHETDRIEVERISVRCVQGIGACLFNLNEAVFPNHFARALEVFQRPEHVDHTKADQASCLRSIGNGRSATGDLNGAVEAYQQAQDLYRQVGQPERATEINVPLARVLKRKAAAIDSIFERLALLEESLNLTVEAALSLDRARFRLDRLDDRQRWFQAHARSTMDLALEVAAELGRPHLISDLIATWRTVGTLDVPRTGPSRTAGGESCTSDQPVTATEHFTGANSAKEMSEGDEGSSFVAGPAVGSQTAIIAHLPRRPGPGLLMPHHRTALAGYDQAPARIAAYR comes from the coding sequence ATGACCGACGATGAGCATCCGAATAAGTCCGAGGACGAACTTCATCGCCGGGCAAAAAAATTGCTCAATACAGGCGTGGAGGCGTTTCGCCGTGGTGATTACTCGGAGGCGTTGAGCTCCTTCGAGAGTGCCCTTGCCCTGTGCCGGGAGCTCCCCGGCACTGAGCACGACCAGGCCAACTGTCTGTACAACAGCGGTGTTGCGCTGGGCGAGTTGGGTGATTGGCGGGGCGCGCTGGAACGATTCGATCAGGCTCTGGCCCTGTGCCGGGAGCTCCCCGGCACTGAGCACGACCATATTGGCTGCCTGAACGGCAGCGGTGTTGCGCTGGGCGAGTTGGGTGATTGGCGGGGCGCGCTGGAACGATTCGATCAGGCTCTGGCCCTGTACCGGGGGCTCCCCGGCACTGAGCACGACCAGGCCGGATGCCTGAACAACAGCGGTATTGCGCTGGGCGAGTCGGGTGATTTGCGGGGCGCGCTGGAACGCTACGAGCGGGCCCTGGCCCTGTACCGAGGGCTCCCCGGCACTGAGCGCGACCAGGCCACCTGTCTGTACAACAGCGGTAATGCGCTGAAGCGTCTGGGTGATTTGCGGGGCGCGCTGGAGCGCTATGATCGGGCTCTGGTCTTGTGCCGGGAGCTTCCCGGCACTGAACGCAACCAGACCGACTGCCTGTTCAACAGTGGTTTTGCGCTGGAGGAATCGGGTGATTTGCGGGGCGCGCTGGAGCGATTCGATCGGGCTCTGGTCTTGTACCGGGGGGTTCCCGACACTGAGCGTGACCAGGCCGACTGCCTGTTCAAAAGCGGTAATGCGCTGAGCGAATTGGGTGATTTGCGGGGCGCGCTGGAGCGCTATGATCGGGCTCTGGTCTTGTACCGGGGGGTTCCCGGCACTGAACGCAACCAGACCGACTGCCTGTTCAACAGTGGTTTTGCGCTGGAGGAATCGGGTGATTTGCGGGGCGCGCTGGAGCGCTATGATCGGGCTCTGGTCTTGTGCCGGGGGGTTCCCGGTACTGAGCGTGACCAGGCCGACTGCCTGTTCAAAAGCGGTAATGCGCTGAGCGAATTGGGTGATTTGCGGGGCGCGCTGGAGCGCTATGAGCGGGCTCTGGCCTTGTACCGGAAGCTCCCCGGTACTGAACGCAACCAGGCCAGCTGCCTGTACAACAGCGGTGCTGCACTGGGCGAGTTGGGTGGTTGGCGGAGCGCGCTAGACCGTTTCAAACAGACGTTGACCCTGCTGAATCAGAGTATTCACGAAACTGATCGAATTGAGGTCGAGCGAATCAGCGTCCGCTGCGTGCAAGGTATCGGCGCCTGTCTGTTTAACCTGAATGAGGCGGTATTCCCCAACCATTTCGCTCGGGCTTTGGAAGTGTTTCAGCGTCCCGAGCACGTAGATCATACGAAAGCTGATCAGGCCTCCTGTTTGAGGTCGATCGGGAATGGTCGATCTGCGACCGGCGATCTGAATGGCGCGGTGGAGGCCTATCAACAGGCACAGGACCTCTACAGGCAAGTCGGTCAGCCCGAGAGGGCGACGGAAATCAATGTTCCCCTCGCCCGAGTGCTCAAGCGCAAAGCCGCCGCAATCGACTCGATTTTTGAACGACTCGCCCTGCTGGAGGAGTCCCTCAATCTTACAGTTGAGGCGGCGCTGTCCCTGGATAGAGCGCGGTTCCGCCTTGATCGTCTCGACGATCGTCAACGGTGGTTCCAGGCCCATGCCCGATCGACCATGGATCTGGCGCTGGAGGTCGCCGCCGAACTCGGCCGTCCTCATCTCATCTCCGACCTGATCGCCACCTGGCGCACCGTCGGCACTCTCGACGTCCCGCGAACGGGACCGAGCCGAACCGCCGGCGGGGAGAGCTGCACCAGTGACCAGCCCGTGACTGCAACTGAGCACTTCACCGGTGCTAATAGTGCAAAGGAGATGTCGGAAGGAGACGAGGGGTCGTCTTTTGTCGCCGGTCCGGCAGTCGGATCCCAGACGGCCATTATCGCCCACCTTCCGCGCCGGCCCGGTCCCGGCCTCCTCATGCCCCACCATCGCACCGCCCTCGCCGGTTACGACCAGGCTCCAGCCCGCATCGCCGCCTACCGATGA
- a CDS encoding tetratricopeptide repeat protein: MRDSPTARRTLERALEFFGRGNEHFDSDRFSGAADCYRRARDEFVELDDRHAHIEYIYALTNLALCLTILDEHSKADEAYQFLLEELRRCEESGMQDRLSLLNDRVVILTNLAILLLEEDRPVDAEAALGEALSILEEIPGDDIVRGRVILRLAVALTDQERLAEAEPLCREALDVFEQGDDCGIDLGRCLMNLGIIEMERGRLPESISSFNRSLAVLGSLEGSGWDQALASINLGNAQRKYGRFADAEQSYRRALEMCDRIEGMRLDRVHAEQNLALVLMDQGKWEESEKLYAKALDEYAALGACAVDRARTTMNLAMTLFHQDRLEEAESRCRQALELLDESEGSRSLAGGVWLNLANTLRE; this comes from the coding sequence GTGCGCGATTCTCCGACGGCGCGGCGGACGCTCGAACGCGCCCTGGAGTTCTTCGGGCGGGGGAACGAGCATTTCGATTCGGACAGATTCTCCGGGGCCGCCGACTGCTATCGGCGCGCCCGCGACGAATTCGTCGAGCTGGACGATCGCCATGCGCATATCGAGTACATCTACGCCCTCACCAACTTGGCCCTGTGCCTGACGATCCTGGATGAGCACAGTAAAGCGGATGAGGCGTATCAGTTCCTCCTGGAGGAGCTCAGGCGCTGCGAGGAGAGCGGCATGCAGGACCGGCTCTCCCTCCTGAACGACAGGGTGGTGATACTGACCAATCTGGCCATTCTTCTCCTCGAGGAGGATCGCCCGGTCGACGCGGAGGCCGCCCTGGGCGAGGCTCTGTCCATCCTCGAGGAGATTCCTGGAGACGACATCGTTCGGGGACGGGTGATACTGAGACTGGCCGTCGCGCTGACGGATCAGGAGCGCCTCGCCGAGGCGGAGCCACTCTGCCGTGAGGCCCTGGACGTGTTCGAGCAGGGCGACGACTGCGGAATCGACCTGGGAAGATGCCTTATGAACCTCGGGATCATCGAGATGGAGCGGGGGCGCCTACCGGAGTCGATCTCGTCTTTCAACCGGTCGCTCGCCGTGCTCGGATCCCTCGAAGGGAGCGGATGGGACCAGGCTCTCGCATCGATTAATCTGGGGAACGCGCAACGCAAGTACGGCAGATTCGCCGACGCCGAGCAGTCCTATCGACGAGCCCTCGAGATGTGCGACCGCATCGAGGGCATGCGGTTGGACCGCGTCCATGCGGAGCAGAATCTCGCCCTGGTCCTCATGGATCAGGGCAAATGGGAGGAGTCCGAGAAACTGTATGCGAAGGCGCTCGACGAGTACGCGGCTCTGGGGGCCTGCGCGGTGGATCGGGCCCGGACGACCATGAATCTCGCCATGACGCTGTTCCACCAGGATCGTCTCGAGGAGGCCGAGAGCCGATGTCGTCAGGCCTTGGAACTGCTGGACGAGAGCGAAGGATCGCGGTCGCTCGCCGGCGGCGTGTGGTTGAATCTTGCGAATACTCTCAGAGAGTAG
- a CDS encoding helix-turn-helix domain-containing protein, whose amino-acid sequence MIAVMEAVVVEEHEWSALQVHKAESPYKLMRRKSEAILMLSEGIGVDVVARLVERATRTVMEWARDWRRDRLSSICTGHVGNNNASKISQEQEKEILEALSRPPSEQGIAAEFWNIHDLAGWMHERFGIE is encoded by the coding sequence ATGATTGCGGTTATGGAAGCGGTAGTGGTCGAGGAGCATGAGTGGTCGGCTCTTCAAGTGCACAAGGCGGAATCCCCGTATAAGCTGATGAGGCGCAAGTCGGAGGCGATTCTCATGCTGTCGGAGGGAATTGGCGTCGATGTCGTGGCGCGGTTGGTGGAGCGCGCCACCAGGACGGTCATGGAGTGGGCGAGGGATTGGAGGAGGGATCGGTTGTCGTCCATTTGCACAGGGCATGTCGGCAACAACAACGCCTCCAAGATCTCCCAGGAGCAGGAGAAGGAGATCCTGGAGGCGCTGTCGCGCCCTCCGTCGGAGCAGGGCATTGCGGCGGAGTTCTGGAATATTCACGATCTGGCGGGCTGGATGCACGAGCGCTTCGGTATCGAGTGA
- a CDS encoding IS630 family transposase, with amino-acid sequence MLHMAGLSFHLPEEVDQRRADETQVEARMAKIHAKIAKIKGKKQDGQDGQEEDEGQRGSEKNECENEKTDDAEKGDAEKGDEDVIVVSADEVRIEHEAITRRAWCKKGARTRIRVDRKRQSQSYIGFLHEADGSVDLMRLDWQNTSNIVKALTDLTLKYPDKTIVVVWDNAGWHKSKKLREHLGKGNILERIHLINLPPYSPNKNPIERVWGEGKKSISNRQRAHFEDTRNAFETFIRSNKFPYRLTK; translated from the coding sequence TTGCTCCACATGGCGGGGTTGTCCTTCCACCTGCCCGAGGAGGTGGACCAGCGCCGCGCCGACGAGACCCAGGTCGAGGCCCGCATGGCGAAGATCCACGCCAAGATCGCCAAGATCAAGGGGAAGAAGCAGGACGGGCAGGACGGGCAGGAGGAGGACGAGGGGCAGCGGGGGAGTGAGAAGAATGAGTGCGAGAACGAGAAGACGGACGATGCGGAGAAGGGAGATGCGGAGAAGGGGGATGAGGATGTCATCGTGGTGTCCGCGGACGAGGTGAGGATCGAGCACGAGGCCATTACTCGCAGGGCCTGGTGCAAGAAGGGCGCCAGGACCAGGATCAGGGTCGATCGGAAACGGCAGTCCCAGAGCTATATCGGATTCCTCCACGAGGCGGACGGGAGCGTGGACCTCATGCGACTGGACTGGCAGAACACCTCCAACATCGTGAAGGCCCTGACCGATCTTACCCTGAAGTACCCGGACAAGACGATCGTCGTGGTGTGGGACAACGCCGGATGGCACAAGTCGAAGAAACTGAGGGAGCACCTGGGGAAGGGCAACATCCTGGAGAGGATCCATCTCATCAACCTGCCGCCCTACAGCCCCAATAAGAACCCCATCGAACGCGTCTGGGGAGAAGGCAAGAAATCCATCAGCAACCGACAGCGCGCCCACTTCGAGGACACCCGCAACGCATTCGAGACCTTCATCAGGAGCAACAAATTCCCATACCGCCTCACAAAATGA
- a CDS encoding DUF5663 domain-containing protein, whose amino-acid sequence MNVDKQSIAQMLNEAFPPVVRSALDPADLESLAERVLGELELRVGERLSAGLSETAMEEFELLNDDPDTPWPAFAEWFRTYRPNYQETVKQTLEELIRETAHKVTAALSLQTS is encoded by the coding sequence ATGAATGTGGATAAGCAGTCGATCGCGCAGATGCTGAACGAGGCGTTCCCGCCCGTCGTGCGCTCCGCGCTGGATCCCGCGGACCTGGAGAGTCTCGCGGAGCGGGTCCTCGGGGAGCTGGAGCTGCGGGTGGGGGAGCGGCTGAGCGCCGGGCTGTCGGAGACGGCGATGGAGGAGTTCGAACTTCTGAACGACGACCCGGATACGCCGTGGCCCGCGTTCGCGGAGTGGTTCCGCACCTACCGGCCGAACTACCAGGAGACGGTGAAGCAGACTCTCGAGGAGCTGATCCGGGAGACGGCGCACAAGGTGACGGCGGCGCTGTCCCTGCAGACCTCATAG
- a CDS encoding helix-turn-helix domain-containing protein, with translation MSPRNADHHEPDDPDIAQTMRARREELGLSVSQMSKRAGVSVQTWRNYESGRSRVRADKQDSVWDALGWESPSPWSALRAMTGTKSGRGGSEQKPRQGRSGRDRLSPELLGLIDEMDDDEELVIDDDDIEGAVRAILGSSGLLDELAQGAETLHLPGWDEIPTELAAGYSPRLAGMLGEKAARCFAMGAFLYDRSLAEDLDGLGELPRGTHLGELEDTHIGTTLPNLWLTRYDYEFVFQMRRSAQLLCLRLTGEEELADDEPLVRSMAEALALHDVFDLGCTIGSATHGVLVERETWEEWVDTLSGPDRPARRAIYTMMIPPADSPEHFDNWFAPFADPFVPDWGAQAPPESDDDAIVVDLGRNQR, from the coding sequence TTGAGCCCGCGCAATGCAGACCACCACGAGCCCGACGACCCGGACATCGCCCAGACGATGCGCGCCCGGCGCGAGGAGCTGGGGCTGTCCGTGTCGCAGATGTCCAAGCGAGCCGGGGTGTCGGTGCAGACCTGGCGCAACTACGAGTCGGGGCGCAGCCGGGTGCGCGCAGACAAGCAGGACAGCGTCTGGGACGCCCTCGGCTGGGAGTCCCCGTCCCCCTGGTCCGCGCTCAGGGCCATGACGGGGACCAAGTCCGGGCGGGGCGGGTCGGAGCAGAAGCCCCGGCAGGGCAGGTCCGGGCGGGACAGGCTCAGCCCGGAGCTGCTCGGCCTGATCGACGAGATGGACGACGACGAGGAGCTCGTCATCGACGACGACGACATCGAGGGCGCCGTCAGGGCGATCCTGGGCTCCTCCGGCCTCCTCGACGAGCTCGCGCAGGGCGCCGAGACTCTCCACCTCCCCGGCTGGGACGAGATCCCGACCGAGCTCGCCGCCGGGTACTCCCCGCGGCTGGCCGGGATGCTCGGGGAGAAGGCGGCCCGCTGCTTCGCCATGGGCGCCTTCCTCTACGACCGGTCGCTGGCGGAGGACCTCGACGGCCTGGGGGAGCTGCCCCGCGGCACCCACCTGGGCGAGCTCGAGGACACCCACATCGGCACCACGCTGCCGAATCTGTGGCTGACCCGCTACGACTACGAGTTCGTCTTCCAGATGCGCCGCTCCGCCCAGCTCCTGTGCCTGCGGCTGACCGGCGAGGAGGAGCTCGCCGACGACGAGCCCCTGGTGCGATCCATGGCCGAGGCCCTGGCCCTCCACGACGTCTTCGACCTGGGCTGCACCATCGGCTCCGCCACCCACGGCGTCCTCGTCGAGCGGGAGACGTGGGAGGAGTGGGTCGACACCCTGTCCGGGCCCGACCGGCCGGCCCGCCGCGCGATCTACACCATGATGATCCCGCCGGCCGACTCGCCCGAGCACTTCGACAACTGGTTCGCGCCGTTCGCCGACCCCTTCGTGCCCGACTGGGGCGCCCAGGCGCCGCCCGAGTCCGACGACGACGCCATCGTCGTCGACCTGGGGCGCAACCAGCGCTGA
- a CDS encoding YbjN domain-containing protein — MARRSKKPTRPTRPARPHGAGAPARLTPKRVEQVVADVLGGDYAVAPDKSVWWGHEQGTVLFTAQDDHFKATIQWAPRASPLLEGALEFVANAWNQRDGVPVAAVGADADGWLHLYGTLTVPLGGGVTRDQLAHHVEHAAGACYEMIDFFEDSLPERRFEELKRIMVVDAGGGGNSEQTLATARELMAQAEALVDTDTQKASSLIKRAADYFMLAGADPADNGAPELFERVMIKRIENLGDKFLNEPDPAPGQSLSDDDGLAQLAQLQRNLRKRMGLTEDNPLVTAQRVAALLESRDLQPSLVPGDDEAVVVRVGESDMTIVVSLMDLKVVCRFDDLSEIDPSDKRIVVALDLARRWNQDFKALAVRLVGTRLISDEEEAVESAGPEPGAASAGPEPGAASAGPEPAETPAGESLEVEGYAQWRTSFGMTDRQLLVVLEEVIAEATNLPVFWRENIADATVEAQIAAEDQARTPADGSTKD, encoded by the coding sequence TTGGCACGACGCAGCAAGAAACCGACCCGTCCGACCCGCCCCGCCCGCCCGCACGGCGCCGGGGCGCCCGCCCGTTTGACCCCCAAGCGCGTGGAGCAAGTGGTGGCCGACGTCCTCGGCGGGGACTACGCGGTGGCCCCCGACAAGTCGGTCTGGTGGGGGCACGAGCAGGGCACCGTCCTGTTCACGGCGCAGGACGACCACTTCAAAGCGACGATTCAGTGGGCCCCGAGGGCCTCCCCGCTGCTCGAAGGGGCGCTGGAGTTTGTCGCCAACGCCTGGAATCAGCGCGACGGCGTCCCCGTCGCCGCCGTCGGCGCCGACGCCGACGGCTGGCTCCACCTGTACGGCACCCTCACCGTCCCCCTGGGGGGCGGGGTGACGCGCGATCAGCTCGCCCACCATGTGGAGCACGCCGCCGGCGCCTGCTACGAGATGATCGACTTCTTCGAGGACTCGCTCCCGGAGCGCAGATTCGAGGAGCTGAAGCGGATCATGGTCGTCGACGCGGGCGGGGGAGGCAACTCCGAGCAGACCCTGGCGACCGCCAGGGAGCTCATGGCGCAGGCCGAGGCGCTCGTGGACACCGACACCCAGAAGGCGAGCAGTCTGATCAAGCGCGCGGCCGACTACTTCATGCTCGCCGGGGCGGATCCGGCGGACAACGGCGCGCCCGAGCTGTTCGAGCGGGTGATGATCAAGCGTATCGAGAACCTCGGGGACAAGTTCCTGAATGAGCCCGACCCGGCCCCGGGCCAATCGCTCTCGGACGACGACGGGCTGGCCCAATTGGCCCAGTTGCAGCGGAATCTGCGCAAGCGCATGGGACTGACCGAGGACAATCCCCTGGTGACGGCCCAGCGGGTGGCGGCGCTCCTGGAGAGCAGGGACCTGCAGCCGTCGCTCGTCCCCGGGGACGACGAGGCCGTCGTCGTGCGGGTCGGCGAGAGCGATATGACGATCGTGGTCTCGCTGATGGACTTGAAGGTCGTCTGCCGTTTCGACGACCTGTCCGAGATCGACCCGAGCGACAAGCGCATTGTCGTCGCGCTCGATCTGGCCAGGAGATGGAACCAGGACTTCAAGGCCCTGGCTGTGCGGCTCGTCGGGACGAGACTGATCTCCGATGAGGAGGAGGCGGTCGAGTCCGCCGGGCCCGAGCCCGGGGCGGCTTCCGCCGGGCCCGAGCCCGGGGCGGCTTCCGCCGGGCCCGAGCCCGCCGAGACTCCCGCCGGCGAGTCGCTCGAGGTCGAGGGCTACGCCCAATGGAGAACCTCGTTCGGGATGACCGACCGTCAGCTGCTGGTCGTGCTCGAGGAGGTCATCGCCGAGGCGACGAACCTGCCCGTCTTCTGGAGGGAGAACATCGCCGACGCGACGGTCGAGGCGCAGATCGCGGCCGAGGACCAGGCCCGCACCCCGGCGGACGGATCCACGAAGGACTGA
- a CDS encoding DUF418 domain-containing protein produces MSPDNPAPVTPAAKPTERYQSFTGAASVRYPAPDVARGFMLLLIALANVVFWTDYLPEAAGGTVLDHAWIVLRGALIDRRSYPLFAMLFGFGLAIMARRRIETAMRSAEADLPPGTDPAARERHLDQAREAAVVDARRLVRRRGLWMILFGAVHGIIFAGDIIGTYGVIATIFAGTIVERKRTRMLVVGIVMTLVCAWSMSYMGWAAGGGPEAAGLTASEATVFSPVVRTAPGPSLPFDNLIGWLFSTFFALTSAMTIPAAFLGVRLADSDLMSRPDRHRRALLVGGAAALVVGAAGSVLNTRLTGGAPIYTLIGGAPAPQSFLTGPALPVWLASLTPVIDILTGLVGACGWLALLAAWAGPGGGPLRGARWLLSAVGRRSMTVYIGQSVLFILIFGALLLAGAPAPGEAVAALIAVAVWAALAGACAWMEHGGRTRGPLEILLRHAVAASARRR; encoded by the coding sequence ATGTCTCCTGATAATCCCGCCCCGGTCACCCCGGCGGCGAAGCCCACCGAGCGCTACCAGTCCTTCACCGGCGCCGCCTCCGTGCGCTATCCGGCCCCCGACGTCGCGCGCGGCTTCATGCTGCTGCTCATCGCCCTGGCTAATGTCGTCTTCTGGACGGACTACCTGCCCGAGGCCGCCGGGGGCACCGTGCTCGACCATGCGTGGATCGTCCTTCGCGGCGCCCTGATCGACCGGCGCTCCTACCCGCTGTTCGCCATGCTGTTCGGCTTCGGCCTGGCCATTATGGCGCGACGCCGCATTGAGACCGCGATGCGCTCGGCCGAGGCCGACCTGCCGCCCGGCACCGACCCCGCGGCCCGCGAACGCCACCTGGACCAGGCCCGCGAGGCCGCCGTCGTCGACGCGCGCCGACTCGTGCGCCGCCGCGGACTGTGGATGATCCTGTTCGGCGCCGTCCACGGCATAATCTTCGCCGGCGACATTATCGGCACCTACGGCGTGATCGCCACGATTTTCGCCGGCACCATCGTGGAACGCAAGCGGACGCGCATGCTCGTGGTCGGCATTGTCATGACCCTGGTGTGCGCGTGGAGCATGTCCTACATGGGGTGGGCCGCCGGCGGCGGTCCCGAGGCGGCCGGCCTCACCGCCTCCGAGGCAACGGTGTTCTCCCCCGTCGTCCGTACGGCGCCCGGCCCCTCGCTGCCCTTCGACAACCTCATCGGCTGGTTGTTCTCCACCTTCTTCGCCCTGACCTCCGCCATGACCATTCCGGCGGCCTTCCTGGGCGTGAGGCTGGCCGATTCCGATCTCATGTCCCGTCCGGACCGCCACCGCCGCGCCCTGCTGGTGGGCGGCGCGGCGGCCCTGGTCGTCGGTGCCGCCGGGTCCGTCCTCAACACCAGGCTCACCGGCGGCGCCCCGATCTACACCCTGATCGGCGGCGCCCCGGCTCCGCAGTCCTTTCTCACCGGCCCCGCCCTGCCCGTCTGGCTGGCCAGTCTGACGCCCGTCATTGACATCCTGACCGGGCTGGTGGGCGCGTGCGGGTGGCTGGCGCTGCTGGCGGCCTGGGCGGGTCCGGGCGGCGGTCCCCTGCGCGGGGCCAGGTGGCTGCTGTCGGCGGTCGGCAGGCGCTCCATGACCGTCTACATCGGCCAGAGCGTCCTGTTCATCCTCATCTTCGGCGCCCTTCTGCTGGCGGGCGCACCGGCCCCCGGCGAGGCGGTGGCGGCGCTCATCGCCGTCGCCGTGTGGGCGGCCCTGGCGGGGGCGTGCGCTTGGATGGAGCACGGCGGCCGGACGCGCGGTCCCCTGGAGATCCTCCTGCGCCACGCCGTGGCCGCCTCCGCCCGCCGGCGCTGA